Part of the Aquimarina sp. TRL1 genome, ATGATTTAAATCATAGTATTCAAAAGAATTTATATCTGATCTTTACTACATTTTTCTTTTTCATACAAACATGACTTTTGTCATTTATTACCTTTATTGTCAAACCTACTTTTACCGGCTGTATAAATCAACTTATGGTAAACGAGCAACTCATCAATCCGGCAAGCATTGTTATTGTTGGTGGATCTAACGATATTAAAAAACCAGGAGGTAAAATTGTAAAAAACTGTATTGATGGTGGATATCAGGGGACACTATCTATTGTCAATCCTAAAGAAAACAAGGTACAGGGAATACCTTCATATCAAAATATAAAAGATATTCCTGACACAGAGTTAGCTATATTGGCAATCCCTGCAAAATACTGTCTGAGCAGTGTACAAATGCTCCTCGAAGAAAAAAACACAAAAGCATTTATCATCATATCTGCTGGTTTTTCGGAAGCTGATGAAGAGGGGGCTGTCTTAGAACAGAAAATTAGTACCTTAATTCACAAGCATAATGCCTGCCTTATAGGACCTAATTGTATTGGTGTTTCCAATAACCATTACAAAGGCGTGTTCACTACTCCCATTCCTCCTTTTGACGCGGGTGGCTGTGACCTTATTTCCAGTTCTGGAGCCACAGCGGTATTTATTATGGAAGCTGGAATTCCCCTTGGGGTAAAATTTGCTTCTATGTATTCTATTGGCAATGGAGCGCAAATCGGAGCAGAAGAAATACTAGAATATATGGATATGCACTATGTACATACTGTATCTCCTCCTGTAAAGCTTCTCTACCTGGAAACGATTAAAAACCCTGGAAAATTTTTGAAACACGCTTCTTCTTTAATCAATAAAGGAGCCAAAATAGCGGCAATCAAGGCAGGAAGTACGTCTGAAGGAAGCAGAGCGGCAACATCTCATACAGGAGCAATTGCCAGTTCTGATATGACGATTAGAGCCTTGTTTAAAAAAGCAGGAATTGTATATTGTAGCAGTAGAGAAGAATTGATAAGTGTTGCCTCTATTTTTAATTATAAAGAGCTAAAAGGAAAAAATATAGCGATTATAACGCATGCAGGTGGCTCTGCAGTGATGCTCACCGATGTACTCTCCAAAGGAGGGTTACAAATTCCACCGATTACAGGAGAAGAGGCAACAGCATTGCAGCATTTTTTGCATCCAGGGTCTTCTGTTAATAATCCCATTGATTTTTTAGCAACAGGTACGGCAGAACAGCTCGGAATTATTATTGATTATTGTGAGCATAAATTTGACCATATCGACGCTATGGTTGTCGTTTTTGGCAGTCCTGGCTTATTTGATGTGGAAAACGTATACAATGTATTAAGTGTAAAACTTGACATCTGTAAGAAGCCTATTTTCCCTGTGCTTCCTTCTATTGTCAATGCTCAAAAAGAAATCCAAACCTTTTTAGCCAAAGGAAATATCAATTTCCCGGATGAAGTCGTTCTCGGAAAAGCATTAGCACAAGTATACAAAACTCCAGCCCCTACTCCTTCTGAAGTCACATTACCCGAAATAGACAAAGAAACGATTCGACATCTCATTGATGCTTCTGATGACGGTTACCTCTCTCCGGAAAGAACCATTTCCTTAATTGATGCAACAGGAATTCCACGAGTTCCTGAAATTATAGATGCATCCAAAAAAGAGTTTCTAAAAAAAAGTAAGGAAATTGGATTTCCTATGGTAATGAAAGTAGTAGGACCAATCCATAAATCTGATCATCAAGGCGTGCTTCTTAATATCAATACCGCAACAGAAGCGGAGACTGCCTTCGATCAATTAATGTCAATTAAAGGAGCAATCGCTGTGATGGCACAACCTATGATCTCAGGAATAGAACTTTTTGTGGGGGTTAAAAAAGAAACAGGATTTACTCATACAATCTTATGTGGTCTGGGAGGAATCTTTATCGAAATCCTAAACGATGTAGCCGCCGGACTTAGTCCAATCTCTAAGATAGAAGCTTCTCGTATGATTCAATCACTCAAAGGATATAAAATACTACAAGGAACCCGAGGAAAAAAAGGAATCAACGAAACCTACTTTATAGATATCATCCAACGTATTTCAGCATTAGTATCAATAGCTCCCGAGATTTCAGAAATGGATATCAATCCATTAATAGGGAATTCTAAAGGAATTACAGCTGTTGATGTTCGCATTAAAATTTGCAAAACAATAGATGAACCATCATCCCTTATTATAACATAAATTCCCTTTCTTCAAAAAACTAAAAGATTTTAAACAAACGTATCATGACATCATCTGGTAAAATAGAACTAATGGCACCTGCCGGTAATTTTGAATCATTGCAAGCAGCTATTGATAACGGGGCTGATTCCATATACTTTGGAGTTGAACAATTAAATATGCGAGCTCGTGCCAGTATCAACTTTACAATAGACGACTTAGAAGAAATCACCCGAAGATGCTATAGTAAAAACATCCGAACATACCTTACCCTTAATACGATTATATACGATCATGATTTGTCTATTATAAAAACAGTACTCAATGCTGCAAAAGTAGCTGGAGTGACAGCAGTAATTGCAATGGATCAAGCAGTTATTTCCTATGCCAGACAGATTGACATGGAAGTCCATATTTCTACTCAAATTAATATAACCAATATTGAGACCGTCCGGTTTTATGCCATGTTTGCCGATACTATGGTTTTAAGCCGGGAATTAAGCCTGCGACAAGTTCGAAAAATAGTTTCTCTGATAGAAAAAGAACAAATCACCGGACCTTCGGGCAACCTGATAGAAATCGAAATATTTGGTCATGGTGCATTATGTATGGCCGTCTCCGGAAAATGTTATCTCAGTCTTCATTCACACAACGCTTCTGCCAACAGAGGTGCCTGTAAGCAAAACTGCAGAAAAAAATATACGGTGATTGATCAGGATAGCGGATTCGAAATAGAATTGGATAATGAATACATGATGTCTCCAAAAGACCTATGCACTATCGATTTTCTGGATCAGGTTATTGATACCGGAATTAAAGTCTTAAAAATTGAAGGAAGAGGACGGGCTCCCGAATATGTTGCTCAGGTAATCGCTACCTATAGAGAAGCTATTGATGCATATTATGAAGGGCATTTTACAAAAGCAAAAGTTTCCATATGGATGGATAGCTTACGTAAAGTGTACAACAGAGGATTCTGGAGCGGATATTACTTAGGTCAAAAACTAGGAGAATGGAGTAATATAGACGGTTCTAA contains:
- a CDS encoding acetate--CoA ligase family protein, which produces MVNEQLINPASIVIVGGSNDIKKPGGKIVKNCIDGGYQGTLSIVNPKENKVQGIPSYQNIKDIPDTELAILAIPAKYCLSSVQMLLEEKNTKAFIIISAGFSEADEEGAVLEQKISTLIHKHNACLIGPNCIGVSNNHYKGVFTTPIPPFDAGGCDLISSSGATAVFIMEAGIPLGVKFASMYSIGNGAQIGAEEILEYMDMHYVHTVSPPVKLLYLETIKNPGKFLKHASSLINKGAKIAAIKAGSTSEGSRAATSHTGAIASSDMTIRALFKKAGIVYCSSREELISVASIFNYKELKGKNIAIITHAGGSAVMLTDVLSKGGLQIPPITGEEATALQHFLHPGSSVNNPIDFLATGTAEQLGIIIDYCEHKFDHIDAMVVVFGSPGLFDVENVYNVLSVKLDICKKPIFPVLPSIVNAQKEIQTFLAKGNINFPDEVVLGKALAQVYKTPAPTPSEVTLPEIDKETIRHLIDASDDGYLSPERTISLIDATGIPRVPEIIDASKKEFLKKSKEIGFPMVMKVVGPIHKSDHQGVLLNINTATEAETAFDQLMSIKGAIAVMAQPMISGIELFVGVKKETGFTHTILCGLGGIFIEILNDVAAGLSPISKIEASRMIQSLKGYKILQGTRGKKGINETYFIDIIQRISALVSIAPEISEMDINPLIGNSKGITAVDVRIKICKTIDEPSSLIIT
- a CDS encoding peptidase U32 family protein, with protein sequence MTSSGKIELMAPAGNFESLQAAIDNGADSIYFGVEQLNMRARASINFTIDDLEEITRRCYSKNIRTYLTLNTIIYDHDLSIIKTVLNAAKVAGVTAVIAMDQAVISYARQIDMEVHISTQINITNIETVRFYAMFADTMVLSRELSLRQVRKIVSLIEKEQITGPSGNLIEIEIFGHGALCMAVSGKCYLSLHSHNASANRGACKQNCRKKYTVIDQDSGFEIELDNEYMMSPKDLCTIDFLDQVIDTGIKVLKIEGRGRAPEYVAQVIATYREAIDAYYEGHFTKAKVSIWMDSLRKVYNRGFWSGYYLGQKLGEWSNIDGSKAIQKKVYIGKGQHYFPKNKIGEFKIEAYDLTIGDTLLITGPTTGVKEFTLTEMLVNDEPHQTAKKGDSCTIPLDFRIRLSDKLYKIVKNK